The following coding sequences are from one Bradyrhizobium sp. 200 window:
- the pcsA gene encoding phosphatidylcholine synthase translates to MDQTTEPDSTPATGRMRTAAFAVHIFTAMGAGIALLAMLEAVREHWANMFGWLGVALIIDAIDGPLARKLDVERLQPNWSGEVLDLVVDYVTYVFVPAYAITASGLLLPLAAPILGIGIMVSGALYFADRRMKASDNHFRGFPALWNVAAFYLFLLHPPPALSSLGIAVLIALTFAPFKVLHPVRVVRLRWLTLWLMAIGAVLAIYTLACDFNVGVPIVAGLCAIAAYVLGSDAVIRQIKSFKA, encoded by the coding sequence ATGGACCAGACGACAGAGCCAGATTCTACCCCGGCGACCGGCCGAATGCGAACCGCAGCATTCGCCGTGCATATCTTCACGGCCATGGGGGCGGGCATCGCGCTGCTGGCGATGCTGGAGGCTGTGCGCGAACATTGGGCCAACATGTTCGGCTGGCTCGGCGTGGCCCTGATCATTGATGCGATCGACGGGCCGCTGGCGCGAAAGCTGGATGTCGAGCGGCTGCAGCCGAACTGGTCGGGCGAGGTGCTCGATCTCGTGGTCGATTACGTGACCTACGTCTTCGTGCCGGCCTATGCCATCACGGCGAGCGGGCTGCTGTTGCCGCTGGCGGCGCCAATTCTCGGTATCGGCATCATGGTGTCGGGCGCGCTTTATTTTGCGGACCGGCGCATGAAGGCGTCGGACAATCATTTCCGCGGCTTCCCGGCGCTGTGGAACGTTGCGGCTTTTTATTTGTTCCTGCTGCACCCGCCGCCCGCGCTTTCCAGCCTCGGCATCGCGGTTTTGATCGCGCTGACATTCGCGCCGTTTAAGGTGCTGCATCCGGTTCGGGTGGTGCGTTTGCGCTGGCTGACCCTGTGGCTGATGGCCATCGGAGCCGTGCTTGCGATCTATACGCTTGCCTGCGATTTCAACGTGGGCGTCCCCATCGTCGCCGGGCTGTGTGCAATTGCGGCTTACGTCTTAGGAAGTGACGCAGTGATCCGGCAAATCAAATCGTTCAAGGCATGA
- a CDS encoding invasion associated locus B family protein produces MNFRILAGSIRPRGQVLRGQVLALLAASALSATLIATGAQAQQPAPTPGAPKAAPAAPKAPAAAPKAAPKAGAPAAQAPPAGAPAAGAQPQEQQVQLIYAPWTKFCLKGQEAGAKQVCFTGKDGRIESGQPVIAAVIIEPEGEPKKLLRVTLPLGMQLVHGTRIIVDNNPPLQGPYVICFQNGCMSDYEATPELIASLKKGQNLVVQAINSNGAPLTLPLPLAGEFAKAYDGPPTDPKVFEENQKKLQEELQKRAEEQRKKLEGTGGAGANPAAK; encoded by the coding sequence ATGAATTTCCGTATCTTGGCCGGATCGATCCGGCCGCGTGGACAGGTCTTGCGTGGACAGGTCTTGGCCCTGTTGGCGGCCTCGGCATTGTCGGCAACGTTGATCGCGACGGGCGCACAGGCCCAGCAGCCTGCGCCGACGCCCGGTGCCCCCAAGGCCGCGCCCGCCGCGCCGAAAGCGCCTGCGGCGGCTCCGAAGGCTGCTCCCAAGGCCGGCGCGCCGGCCGCGCAAGCCCCTCCGGCTGGCGCTCCCGCTGCCGGCGCCCAGCCGCAGGAACAGCAGGTCCAACTCATCTACGCGCCTTGGACCAAGTTCTGTCTCAAGGGGCAGGAAGCCGGCGCCAAGCAGGTTTGCTTCACCGGCAAGGACGGGCGCATCGAGTCCGGCCAGCCCGTCATCGCCGCCGTCATCATCGAGCCGGAAGGCGAGCCGAAGAAGCTTCTGCGCGTGACGCTGCCGCTCGGCATGCAGCTCGTGCACGGAACCCGGATCATCGTCGACAACAATCCGCCGCTGCAGGGCCCCTACGTCATCTGCTTCCAGAACGGTTGCATGTCCGACTACGAAGCAACCCCGGAGCTGATCGCCAGCCTGAAGAAGGGCCAGAATCTCGTTGTTCAGGCGATCAATTCCAATGGCGCGCCGCTGACGCTGCCGCTGCCGCTCGCGGGCGAATTCGCCAAGGCCTATGACGGTCCGCCGACCGATCCGAAGGTGTTCGAGGAAAACCAGAAGAAGCTGCAGGAGGAGCTGCAGAAGCGGGCTGAAGAGCAGCGCAAGAAGCTCGAGGGAACTGGCGGCGCCGGCGCCAATCCGGCGGCAAAGTAA
- a CDS encoding UbiH/UbiF family hydroxylase, which produces MNNDASQVYDAAVIGGGPAGLTAAIALAATGARTALLARRVPYADNRTTALLGASTDLLERLDVWSRCLDKAAALRTMRLVDDTGRLIRAPEVRFTSDEIGLEQFGYNIDNRSLMVALEARAAELSNLTRFDDEAATIGPQDAIVTIHTGKGEQLAARLVIGADGRKSPSREAAGIAISRRDLHQSALTFNIFHSRPHNGISTEFHTSQGPCVFVPLPGSRCSVVWVSATREAERLMSLSDDELSEAAERQSHSILGRVQVEAGRNLFALTIERPAQFASHRIALVGESAHVVPPIGAQGLNMGLRDAADIADIAGSAISLGEDPGSPAVLARYQSARRADVASRLIAIDVANRSLLSDFLGMQSLRAAGMHLLGSFGPLRRLAMREGLAPTWKRVS; this is translated from the coding sequence ATGAATAATGATGCATCGCAAGTTTATGACGCCGCCGTGATCGGTGGCGGGCCGGCGGGATTGACCGCGGCCATCGCGCTGGCCGCAACCGGCGCAAGGACTGCCCTCCTCGCCCGCCGCGTCCCCTATGCCGACAACCGCACCACGGCGCTGCTCGGGGCTTCCACCGACCTGCTCGAACGTCTGGACGTCTGGTCCCGCTGCCTGGATAAGGCGGCCGCCTTGCGGACCATGCGCCTCGTCGACGACACTGGCCGGCTAATCCGCGCGCCCGAGGTGCGATTCACGTCGGACGAGATCGGTCTCGAACAGTTCGGCTACAACATCGACAATCGCTCGCTGATGGTCGCTCTCGAAGCGCGCGCCGCCGAGCTTTCGAACCTGACCCGATTTGACGATGAGGCGGCAACGATCGGCCCGCAGGATGCGATCGTCACCATCCATACCGGCAAGGGCGAGCAACTCGCCGCGCGGCTGGTGATCGGCGCCGACGGGCGGAAATCGCCTTCCCGCGAGGCGGCCGGAATCGCGATCAGCCGCCGCGACCTGCATCAGTCGGCGCTGACCTTCAACATTTTCCATTCGCGGCCGCACAACGGCATCTCCACCGAGTTTCACACCTCGCAGGGTCCGTGCGTATTCGTGCCCCTGCCCGGCAGCCGCTGCAGCGTGGTGTGGGTCTCGGCGACCAGGGAAGCCGAGCGGTTGATGTCGCTCAGTGACGACGAATTGTCGGAAGCCGCGGAACGGCAGTCGCACTCCATTCTCGGCCGCGTTCAGGTCGAAGCCGGGCGAAATTTGTTTGCCCTGACGATCGAGCGGCCCGCGCAATTCGCCAGCCATCGTATCGCGCTGGTCGGCGAATCCGCCCATGTGGTGCCGCCGATCGGCGCGCAGGGCCTCAACATGGGACTGCGCGATGCGGCCGATATCGCCGATATCGCCGGCAGTGCGATCTCGCTCGGGGAGGATCCGGGGTCGCCGGCGGTGCTGGCGCGCTATCAGTCCGCCCGCCGCGCCGACGTCGCGAGCCGGCTGATTGCCATCGATGTCGCCAACCGTTCACTGCTCAGCGATTTCTTAGGCATGCAATCGCTGCGCGCGGCCGGCATGCACCTCCTTGGTTCGTTCGGCCCGCTGCGGCGGCTCGCCATGCGCGAGGGGCTGGCGCCGACCTGGAAGCGCGTCAGCTAG
- a CDS encoding AEC family transporter: MVDILNLALPYFGLIFIGFACGKTRGLPESGLAWMNFFLLYVSLPALLFRIMSETPFSELNNPPFLIATTLATVSAFVLAMVAGRIIGELSLRKATMAGLAGAYGNIGYMGPGLALAVLGSKAAAPTALIFCSDSIFLFSIVPLLIALTDREHPSILHAVGVAVRQIVLNPLIMSAAAGALVAALHIQLPVAIDRTLLFLQNAAAPTALFVLGVTVALRPFDRVPWEMPGVIAIKLLIHPLIVFGLMLLFGPFAQPWAATAVLMAALPPALNVFVIARQNNTWIEPASVAVLIGTFASVVTLTSVMWFIQSGRLVFP, encoded by the coding sequence ATGGTCGATATTCTCAACCTCGCGCTTCCCTATTTCGGCCTGATCTTCATTGGCTTTGCCTGCGGCAAGACCAGGGGCCTGCCGGAATCCGGCCTCGCATGGATGAACTTCTTCCTGCTGTACGTTTCTCTGCCGGCGTTGCTATTCCGCATCATGTCGGAGACGCCGTTTTCCGAACTCAACAATCCGCCATTTCTGATTGCGACCACGCTTGCGACCGTGAGCGCCTTCGTTCTTGCGATGGTAGCAGGCCGCATCATCGGCGAACTGTCGCTGCGCAAGGCGACCATGGCAGGGCTTGCCGGCGCCTACGGCAATATCGGCTACATGGGACCCGGATTGGCGTTGGCGGTGCTCGGCAGCAAGGCGGCAGCGCCAACGGCGCTGATTTTTTGCTCCGACAGCATCTTCCTGTTTTCAATCGTGCCGCTGCTGATCGCGCTAACCGATCGCGAACATCCGTCCATCCTGCACGCGGTTGGCGTAGCCGTCCGGCAGATCGTGCTGAACCCGCTGATCATGTCGGCTGCCGCGGGTGCGCTCGTGGCGGCGCTGCACATTCAGTTGCCGGTCGCCATCGACAGGACACTGTTGTTCCTGCAAAACGCAGCCGCGCCGACCGCGCTGTTCGTGCTCGGCGTCACCGTGGCGTTGCGCCCGTTCGATCGCGTGCCCTGGGAAATGCCCGGCGTGATCGCGATCAAGTTGCTGATCCATCCGCTGATCGTGTTCGGATTGATGCTGCTGTTCGGGCCGTTCGCGCAGCCCTGGGCGGCGACCGCCGTCCTGATGGCCGCGCTGCCGCCGGCGCTGAACGTGTTCGTGATCGCCCGGCAGAACAATACCTGGATCGAACCGGCGTCGGTTGCCGTCCTGATCGGGACCTTCGCCTCGGTGGTCACGCTGACCAGCGTGATGTGGTTCATCCAGAGCGGACGGCTGGTGTTCCCATAA
- the hspQ gene encoding heat shock protein HspQ — MIKARTAKFQIGQIVRHRVFSFRGVIFDIDPEFNNTEEWWLSIPEEVRPHKDQPFYHLLAENSESEYVAYVSEQNLLPDDSGEPIRHSQVAEIFVKDKSGGYRPRNPSLN; from the coding sequence ATGATCAAAGCGCGCACCGCCAAATTTCAGATCGGGCAGATTGTCCGCCACCGGGTGTTTTCATTCCGCGGCGTGATTTTCGATATCGATCCGGAATTCAACAATACCGAGGAATGGTGGTTGTCGATTCCCGAGGAAGTCCGGCCCCACAAGGATCAGCCGTTCTATCACCTGCTCGCGGAAAATTCGGAGTCCGAATACGTCGCCTATGTCTCCGAACAAAACCTGCTGCCGGATGATTCAGGCGAGCCGATCCGGCATTCGCAGGTGGCCGAGATCTTCGTGAAGGACAAGTCAGGCGGCTACCGCCCGCGCAATCCGTCGCTGAATTAG
- a CDS encoding TerC family protein, which yields MMELLTSPEAWAALLTLTALEIVLGIDNVIFISVIVSRIPERQAKQARQIGLALALVFRILLLSLLVWLIGLTQPVITVRDLAFSWRDIILIGGGMFLIAKATHEIHAEVEAREAENDNGPTASAFFWVIMQIIVIDMVFSLDSIITAIGMAQDLEIMIAAVVIACIVMYVSSGPVAKFVANHPTTKMLALAFLVLIGVALVADGFKFHIPRGYIYFAMLFAAAVELFNVLARRNRRKAAR from the coding sequence ATGATGGAATTACTGACAAGCCCGGAAGCCTGGGCGGCGCTGCTGACATTGACGGCGCTGGAAATCGTGCTCGGCATCGACAACGTCATCTTCATTTCGGTGATCGTGTCACGAATCCCTGAACGGCAGGCGAAGCAGGCACGGCAGATCGGTCTCGCGCTGGCGCTGGTGTTTCGCATCCTGCTGCTCAGCCTGCTGGTGTGGCTGATCGGCCTGACCCAGCCCGTGATCACCGTGAGGGACCTCGCATTTTCGTGGCGCGACATCATCCTGATTGGCGGTGGGATGTTTCTGATCGCGAAGGCGACCCACGAAATCCATGCCGAGGTGGAAGCGCGCGAGGCGGAAAACGACAATGGGCCGACGGCCAGTGCGTTCTTCTGGGTGATCATGCAGATCATCGTCATCGATATGGTGTTCTCGCTGGATTCGATCATCACCGCGATCGGCATGGCGCAGGATCTCGAAATCATGATCGCCGCCGTCGTGATCGCCTGCATCGTCATGTATGTCTCGTCCGGCCCGGTGGCGAAGTTCGTGGCCAATCACCCGACCACCAAGATGCTGGCGCTGGCATTCCTGGTGCTGATCGGCGTGGCGCTGGTCGCCGATGGATTCAAATTCCATATCCCGCGCGGCTACATCTATTTTGCCATGTTGTTCGCGGCCGCCGTCGAACTGTTCAATGTGCTCGCCCGGCGCAACCGCAGGAAGGCCGCCAGGTAG
- a CDS encoding quinone oxidoreductase produces MTKAVRVHKVGGPEALVYEDVDVAAPGPGEVRLRQHAVGLNFIDVYFRTGLYKAPGLPFIAGNEAAGEVVAVGPGVTNFHPGDRVAYYFTLGGYASERVIPADKLVKLPDHITYEQGAVLMLKGLTVWYLLHKTFKVEPGHRVLIHAAAGGIGLLACQWAKALGAHVIGTVGSKAKADLALANGCDHVILYNEEDFVARVKQISRNELCDVVYDGVGKTTFPGSLSCLRPRGLFVSFGNASGPVPPFPLAELNNHGSLFATRPKLNDYVSTRKELLEGADTLFAAVINGKLHVPINHAYALKDAAKAHIELESRATTGAAILRP; encoded by the coding sequence ATGACCAAGGCCGTGCGCGTGCACAAGGTGGGGGGTCCGGAAGCCCTGGTGTATGAGGACGTGGACGTGGCGGCACCCGGCCCGGGGGAGGTTCGCCTTCGCCAACACGCCGTCGGCCTGAATTTCATCGACGTCTACTTCCGCACCGGCCTCTACAAGGCGCCGGGGTTGCCCTTCATCGCCGGAAACGAAGCTGCAGGGGAGGTCGTGGCCGTCGGCCCGGGCGTCACCAATTTTCATCCGGGCGACCGCGTCGCCTACTATTTCACGCTTGGCGGCTACGCCAGCGAGCGGGTGATCCCGGCGGACAAGCTGGTCAAGCTGCCCGACCACATCACCTACGAGCAGGGCGCCGTCCTGATGCTCAAGGGGCTGACGGTCTGGTACCTCCTGCACAAGACCTTCAAGGTCGAGCCGGGCCACCGCGTGCTGATTCATGCTGCCGCCGGCGGCATCGGGCTGCTCGCCTGCCAGTGGGCAAAGGCGCTCGGCGCGCACGTCATCGGTACCGTGGGCTCCAAGGCGAAGGCCGATCTCGCGCTCGCCAATGGCTGCGACCACGTCATCCTCTACAATGAGGAAGATTTTGTCGCGCGGGTGAAACAGATCAGCCGCAACGAGCTCTGCGATGTCGTCTATGACGGCGTCGGCAAGACCACGTTCCCGGGCTCGCTGTCGTGCCTGCGGCCCCGCGGCCTGTTCGTGAGTTTTGGCAACGCCTCCGGCCCGGTGCCGCCGTTCCCGCTCGCCGAACTCAACAATCACGGCTCGCTGTTTGCGACGCGGCCGAAGCTCAACGACTACGTCTCCACCCGCAAGGAATTGCTCGAAGGCGCCGATACGCTGTTCGCCGCCGTTATCAACGGCAAGCTCCATGTGCCGATCAACCACGCCTACGCGCTGAAGGACGCCGCCAAGGCGCATATCGAGCTCGAGAGCCGGGCGACGACGGGTGCTGCGATTTTGAGGCCGTAA
- a CDS encoding LysR family transcriptional regulator → MRFDLTDLRLFVHVAEAGSITHGAARANMTLASASERIRAMENALSAPLLERNRRGIRLTSAGTVLLHHAWIVSQQLEQMRGDLDNFGKGLTGHVRLLSNIGAMEFLPVPLAAFLSAHPNIDVDLEHHGSGEIIRAIAAGRGDIGIVGETVDPGAELDSFPFAEIRLVLVTPLRHPLSRHRKIAFRETLDHEFIGFAVGSPMQDLLNYHAFRAGRRFKLRIRLNGSDLMCQMVEKGIGLAILPETAARRSQQSMAIRVIPLTDTWALRHLRICVRSFRSLPAHAQRLVEFLRPPTPVP, encoded by the coding sequence ATAAGGTTCGATCTGACCGACCTGCGACTGTTCGTGCACGTCGCCGAAGCTGGCAGCATCACGCACGGGGCCGCTCGCGCGAACATGACACTGGCGTCGGCGAGTGAGCGTATCCGCGCCATGGAAAATGCGCTCAGCGCTCCGCTCCTAGAAAGGAACCGCCGGGGGATTCGGCTTACTTCAGCAGGAACAGTGCTCCTGCATCACGCGTGGATTGTCTCGCAGCAGCTGGAGCAAATGCGCGGTGACCTGGACAATTTCGGGAAGGGGCTGACGGGACATGTGCGCTTGCTGTCGAATATCGGCGCGATGGAATTTCTCCCCGTACCCCTGGCGGCCTTTCTCTCTGCCCATCCGAATATCGACGTCGACCTTGAGCATCACGGAAGCGGCGAGATTATTCGAGCAATCGCCGCGGGCCGCGGCGATATCGGCATTGTCGGGGAGACCGTTGATCCAGGCGCGGAGCTGGACAGTTTTCCGTTCGCGGAGATCCGCCTGGTCCTGGTGACGCCACTGCGGCATCCGCTCAGCCGGCATCGTAAAATTGCATTCCGCGAAACTCTCGACCATGAATTCATCGGCTTTGCCGTGGGCAGCCCGATGCAGGACTTGTTGAACTATCATGCCTTCCGTGCCGGTCGCCGGTTCAAGCTGCGCATCCGCCTCAACGGGTCCGACTTGATGTGTCAGATGGTAGAAAAGGGCATTGGTCTTGCCATCCTGCCCGAAACAGCAGCTCGGCGATCCCAGCAGTCAATGGCTATCCGTGTCATTCCTCTTACGGACACTTGGGCTCTTCGCCACCTAAGGATTTGCGTGCGAAGTTTTAGGTCCCTGCCCGCACACGCTCAACGGCTGGTCGAGTTTTTGAGGCCACCCACGCCTGTGCCTTGA